In one Babylonia areolata isolate BAREFJ2019XMU chromosome 12, ASM4173473v1, whole genome shotgun sequence genomic region, the following are encoded:
- the LOC143288330 gene encoding mitochondrial import inner membrane translocase subunit Tim22-like, translated as MAAPSPRIRELSPNEKGQGVNDDIGKFDLKIIYRLIGPDKEKPKSLPAVGIPQFTQTKEELFVHSIFESCAFKSSMSCVMGFALGGVFGLFTASVDPMSTMSTETPTTRMVLTEMKNRSLSYGKNFAMIGAMFAGTECLLESYRGKSDMANGPLSGAIVGGVIGFRAGLKPGLLGAAGFAAFSTVIDYFLRHS; from the exons ATGGCAGCTCCCAGCCCAAGGATCAGAGAGCTGTCCCCTAACGAAAAAGGACAAGGTGTAAATGATGACATTGGGAAATTTGATTTGAAGATAATTTATCGACTTATTGGACCTGATAAAGAAAAGCCTAAAAGTTTACCAGCCGTCGGCATACCCCAGTTCACACAAACTAAAGAAGAACTTTTTGTTCACTCCATTTTCGAGTCATGTGCTTTCAAGTCGTCGATGAGCTGTGTCATGG GCTTCGCTTTGGGAGGAGTGTTTGGGTTGTTCACGGCCAGCGTGGACCCCATGTCCACCATGTCCACAGAGACGCCCACCACTCGCATGGTGCTGACGGAGATGAAGAACCGATCCCTGTCCTACGGGAAAAACTTTGCCATGATCGGTGCCATGTTTGCTGGCACCGAATGTTTGTTGGAGAGT TACCGTGGAAAAAGTGACATGGCCAATGGGCCTCTGTCTGGAGCCATTGTGGGAGGCGTCATTGGATTCAGAG ctggtcTGAAGCCAGGTCTGCTGGGTGCAGCAGGGTTTGCTGCTTTCTCCACCGTCATCGACTACTTCCTTCGTCATTCTTAG